GCCGACTCGTAGAGCTCGCGCGGTATCTGCTGCAGACCGGCGATGAACAACACCATCAGCTGGCCGGCGTGCGCCCAGACCTGGGTGATGGCGACGTAGTAGATCGCCAGCCGGGCATCGCCGAGGAACGCGCTCTGCAACCCGTCAAGACCGATCGCGCCGAGTGTCTGGTTGATCAGGCCGAAGTTGGGGTCGTACATGAACCGCCAGATGAACGCGACCGATACCGACGACAGGATGGTCGGCACGAAGTACAACGCGCGCAGGAAGGTCGAGCCGCGGGAGTTTCGGACGAGCAGCAGTGCGAGCGCAAGTGAGAGCACCGTCTGGGCGATCACGACCACGAGCAGGAACTTCACGTTGTTGGTCAGCGCGTTGGTGAACAGCGAGTCGTCGGTGAGGATGTCGACGAAGTTCTGCGCCCCCACCTGGTTGAAGTCCGGGCTGAAGCCGTCCCAGTCCGTGGTTGCGTACTGCACTGCCTGGAACGTCGGAACGGCGAAGAAGACCGTGTAGAGCACCACCGCCGGCAGCGTGAACAGGTAGTGGACCGGGTGCGTACGCCGCTGCCTGCCCCGTCGGCGCCTCGACTTCGTCTTCGGTTCGCCCGGCCCGGTCGAGCCGGGCACGTCTGCTGATCGCTCGTCGGTCGAGGTCGTCATTTGATCTGTTGGTCGACGATGCCCTGCGCCTTCTCGGCGGCCTGCTCCGGCGACGAGCCGGCGACGACCTCGATACATGATCCCTGGACCGCA
The sequence above is drawn from the Nocardioidaceae bacterium SCSIO 66511 genome and encodes:
- a CDS encoding sugar ABC transporter permease; amino-acid sequence: MTTSTDERSADVPGSTGPGEPKTKSRRRRGRQRRTHPVHYLFTLPAVVLYTVFFAVPTFQAVQYATTDWDGFSPDFNQVGAQNFVDILTDDSLFTNALTNNVKFLLVVVIAQTVLSLALALLLVRNSRGSTFLRALYFVPTILSSVSVAFIWRFMYDPNFGLINQTLGAIGLDGLQSAFLGDARLAIYYVAITQVWAHAGQLMVLFIAGLQQIPRELYESADLDGTSRWQRFRYVTWPMVAPTTAIVVAYTTIQSFKAFDLILGMGGNPPKQSLDILSTRIYTTFANSEFGYAAAESLVFMVIIAVVTLLQRRVLRLTQQGA